A part of Pararoseomonas sp. SCSIO 73927 genomic DNA contains:
- a CDS encoding FdhF/YdeP family oxidoreductase, producing MPDTGKPRPVSVQPYPGPAGGWGSLRSVESRLLREERVATGNAVLLRQNKPEGYSCVSCSWAKPKAPYPFEYCENGAKATAWEITRKSLADDFFERHTITELLNWSDHDLEKIGRLTRPMKLDRVQDRWVPVAWEDAFREIGAELRGMDPKRTVFYASGRASLETSYMYALFARLYGHNNLPDSSNMCHESTSVGLPLAIGAPVGTVQLEDFDKTACILSFGQNVGTNAPRMLHPLQSCAKRDVPIIVFNPLRERGWERFTNPQSPVEMLTKKETRIASQYHQLRAGGDIAAIAGVSKALIEADDTAMAAGRAPLLDHAFIGQHTHGFDSYAAWCRAQDWAEIERWSGLTRQAMQDAASVYAAAPTAMGIYGMGLTQHKKGVDNVRMLVNLLLLRGNIGKPGAGILPVRGHSNVQGQRTVGISEKPELVPLDGLAEQYGFEPPRDTGMNTVEACEAIVKGHIQAFIGLGGNFVRAVPDTEVMEASWPTIRLTVQVATKLNRNHLINGQVAYLLPCLGRIEEDVQASGPQMVSCEDTMTHIHASWGKVAPASPHLLSEPAIVAGMAKATLEPNAKVPWDEWVGDYAKVRDAIEASYPDAFKDYNRRVHEPGGFPRPLPARQRDWKTETGKANFLVPAGFRTDLETELDDPEILQLLTLRSNDQFNTTVYGYEDRFRGISGTRQVVLMNREDARARGLRDGDTVALVTAVEDNIRRAVGGLQVVFYDIPRGAIGGYYPECNPLIPLWHYAEESKVPAVKAVPVRVELEKRAVMAAE from the coding sequence ATGCCGGATACCGGAAAGCCGCGCCCCGTGAGCGTGCAGCCGTATCCCGGCCCGGCGGGCGGCTGGGGGTCGCTGCGCTCGGTAGAGTCCAGGCTGCTGCGAGAGGAGCGGGTGGCCACGGGCAACGCGGTGCTGCTGCGGCAGAACAAGCCGGAAGGGTATTCCTGCGTCTCCTGCTCCTGGGCGAAGCCCAAGGCGCCATACCCCTTCGAGTACTGCGAGAACGGCGCCAAGGCGACGGCCTGGGAGATCACGCGCAAGTCCCTGGCCGACGACTTCTTTGAGCGGCACACGATCACCGAACTGCTCAACTGGTCGGACCACGACCTCGAGAAAATCGGCCGCCTGACGCGCCCCATGAAGCTGGACCGGGTGCAGGACCGCTGGGTGCCGGTGGCCTGGGAGGACGCCTTCCGCGAGATCGGCGCGGAGCTGCGCGGCATGGACCCGAAGCGGACGGTGTTCTACGCCTCCGGCCGCGCCTCGCTCGAGACGAGCTACATGTACGCGCTGTTTGCGCGGCTCTACGGGCACAACAACCTGCCCGACAGCTCCAACATGTGCCACGAGAGCACCTCCGTGGGCCTTCCTCTGGCCATCGGTGCGCCGGTGGGCACGGTGCAGCTGGAGGACTTCGACAAGACGGCCTGCATCCTCTCCTTCGGGCAGAATGTCGGCACCAACGCGCCGCGCATGCTGCACCCGCTGCAGAGCTGCGCGAAGCGGGACGTGCCAATCATCGTCTTCAACCCGCTGCGCGAGCGCGGCTGGGAGCGCTTCACCAACCCGCAGAGCCCGGTGGAGATGCTGACGAAGAAGGAGACGCGGATCGCATCGCAGTACCACCAGCTCCGCGCGGGCGGCGACATCGCGGCCATCGCCGGCGTCAGCAAGGCGCTGATCGAGGCAGACGACACGGCGATGGCCGCCGGGCGCGCGCCGCTGCTGGACCACGCCTTCATCGGGCAGCACACCCACGGCTTCGACAGCTACGCCGCCTGGTGCCGCGCGCAGGACTGGGCGGAGATCGAGAGGTGGTCGGGGCTGACGCGGCAGGCGATGCAGGACGCGGCGAGCGTCTATGCCGCGGCGCCCACGGCCATGGGCATCTACGGGATGGGGCTGACGCAGCACAAGAAGGGCGTGGACAACGTCCGAATGCTCGTGAACCTGCTGCTGCTGCGCGGGAACATCGGCAAGCCCGGCGCGGGGATCCTGCCGGTGCGCGGGCATTCCAACGTGCAGGGGCAGCGCACCGTCGGCATCTCCGAGAAGCCGGAACTGGTGCCGCTGGACGGGCTGGCCGAGCAGTACGGCTTCGAGCCGCCGCGCGACACCGGCATGAATACGGTGGAAGCCTGCGAGGCGATCGTGAAGGGCCACATCCAGGCCTTCATCGGGCTGGGCGGGAACTTCGTGCGCGCGGTGCCCGACACGGAGGTGATGGAGGCCTCCTGGCCCACCATCCGGCTGACAGTGCAGGTCGCGACGAAGCTGAACCGCAACCACCTGATCAACGGGCAGGTCGCCTACCTCCTGCCCTGCCTCGGGCGCATCGAGGAGGACGTCCAGGCAAGCGGGCCGCAGATGGTCTCCTGCGAGGACACGATGACGCACATCCACGCCTCCTGGGGCAAGGTGGCGCCGGCCTCGCCGCACCTGTTGTCGGAGCCGGCGATCGTGGCGGGCATGGCGAAGGCGACGCTGGAGCCGAACGCGAAGGTGCCCTGGGACGAGTGGGTGGGCGACTACGCGAAGGTCCGTGACGCGATCGAGGCAAGCTACCCGGACGCGTTCAAGGACTATAACCGGCGCGTCCACGAGCCCGGCGGCTTCCCGCGCCCGCTGCCCGCGCGGCAGCGCGACTGGAAAACGGAAACGGGGAAGGCGAATTTCCTCGTGCCCGCGGGGTTCCGCACGGATCTGGAGACGGAGCTGGACGATCCGGAGATCCTGCAGCTCCTCACGCTGCGCTCTAACGACCAGTTCAACACCACCGTCTACGGCTACGAGGACCGGTTCCGCGGCATCAGCGGCACGCGGCAGGTGGTGCTGATGAACCGCGAGGACGCGCGCGCGCGCGGGCTGCGGGACGGTGACACGGTGGCGCTCGTCACGGCGGTGGAGGACAACATCCGCCGGGCCGTGGGCGGGCTGCAGGTGGTGTTCTACGACATCCCGCGCGGCGCGATCGGCGGCTACTACCCGGAGTGCAACCCGCTCATCCCGCTCTGGCACTACGCCGAGGAGAGCAAGGTGCCCGCCGTGAAGGCCGTCCCCGTGCGGGTCGAGCTGGAGAAGCGGGCGGTGATGGCCGCAGAGTAG
- a CDS encoding catalase family protein yields MPSPIRYEPGFEHPEEGEEDTKTELVEAMRDIVETTYKDYGYPVRAVHAKSHGLLRGELRVYGDTAPAYRQGLFGKPGTYPVVLRFSTNPGDLLDDSISVPRGLAMKVVGVEGDRLPGSDGQSTQDFVMVNAPVFAAPSAKKFLGNVKLLAKTTDIPQGFKKAVSAVLRGTETVIEAVGGESATIKQLGGHPNTHILGETFYSATPFLFGPYMAKFSVAPLSPALKALTNRKVDVSGRPEALREEVLAFFAEHDAEWELRAQLCTDVESMPIEDPSVPWPEKESPYVTVARLKVGRQPSWDEERSRAVDLGMSFSPWHGLAAHRPLGSVNRARKPAYEMSSGFRAGHSGCPMVEPRSAEEVPI; encoded by the coding sequence ATGCCCAGCCCCATCCGATACGAGCCCGGTTTCGAGCACCCGGAGGAGGGCGAGGAGGACACGAAGACGGAGCTGGTGGAGGCGATGCGTGACATCGTCGAGACCACCTACAAGGACTACGGCTACCCCGTTCGCGCCGTCCACGCGAAGAGCCACGGCCTGCTGCGCGGCGAGCTCCGCGTGTACGGCGATACCGCCCCGGCCTACCGCCAGGGTCTCTTCGGCAAGCCTGGCACTTATCCCGTGGTGCTGCGCTTCTCCACCAACCCCGGCGACCTGCTGGACGACAGCATCTCCGTGCCCCGCGGCCTCGCCATGAAGGTGGTGGGGGTAGAGGGAGACCGCCTGCCGGGGTCAGATGGGCAATCCACGCAGGATTTCGTCATGGTCAACGCGCCCGTCTTCGCGGCGCCCTCGGCCAAGAAGTTTCTGGGCAACGTGAAGCTGCTGGCGAAGACCACGGACATCCCGCAGGGCTTCAAGAAGGCCGTCTCCGCCGTGCTTCGCGGCACGGAGACGGTGATCGAGGCGGTGGGCGGTGAGAGCGCGACAATCAAGCAGCTCGGCGGCCACCCCAACACGCACATCCTCGGCGAGACCTTCTACAGCGCGACGCCCTTTCTCTTCGGCCCTTACATGGCGAAGTTCTCTGTCGCACCGCTCTCGCCGGCGCTGAAGGCGCTGACGAACAGGAAGGTGGACGTCTCCGGCCGGCCGGAAGCGCTGCGGGAGGAGGTGCTGGCCTTCTTCGCGGAGCATGACGCGGAGTGGGAGCTGCGGGCGCAGCTCTGCACGGACGTCGAGAGCATGCCGATCGAGGACCCCTCCGTGCCGTGGCCGGAAAAGGAGAGTCCCTACGTCACGGTGGCGCGGCTGAAGGTCGGGCGGCAGCCCTCCTGGGACGAGGAGCGGTCGCGCGCCGTCGATCTCGGCATGTCCTTCAGCCCATGGCACGGGCTGGCCGCGCATCGTCCGCTCGGCTCGGTCAATCGCGCCCGCAAGCCGGCCTACGAGATGTCCTCCGGCTTCCGCGCCGGCCACAGCGGATGCCCGATGGTGGAACCCCGCAGCGCGGAAGAGGTGCCGATCTGA
- the alaS gene encoding alanine--tRNA ligase encodes MTSSNDVRATFLDYFARNGHAVVESSPLVPRNDPTLLFTNSGMVQFKNVFTGAEKRPYNRATTAQKCVRAGGKHNDLDNVGYTARHHTFFEMLGNFSFGDYFKEQAITHAWTLLTKDFALPKEKLLVTVYHEDEDAADLWKKIAGLPDEKIIRIATSDNFWRMGDTGPCGPCSEIFYDHGDKIPGGPPGSPDEDGDRFIEIWNLVFMQYEEGPPGTRRPLPRPSIDTGMGMERFTAILQGVHDNYDTDTFRALILASAEATGQDPDGPFRASHRVVADHLRSGAFLIAEGVLPSNEGRGYVLRRILRRAMRHAHMMGAKDPLLPRLVPVLIRQMGAAYPELVRAETLTTETLRLEETRFRSLLERGLGLLAEETAKLGEGQPLSGEVAFRLYDTFGFPLDLTQDALRSEGRPVDTAGFETAMQEQRRRARAAWSGTGDAATESLWFDLKEKLGTGTEFQGYNTERAEASILAIVADGKEVTEATAGTEVQVVLNQTPFYAESGGQVGDTGTIRGPGDMEIVVRDTQKKLGLFIHIGKVESGIAHPNAPVVAEVDHTRRGAIRAHHSATHLLHEALRRRLGDHVAQKGSLNAPDRLRFDVSQPTPMSPEDLAWTEAEVNARIRQNGEVTTRLMTPDEAVKAGAMALFGEKYGDEVRVVGMGHDPEATAKHGVYSLELCGGTHVARTGDIGLFKIVGESAVSAGVRRVEAVTGATALALIEEEQRTLREAAATLKVPASELPTRIAALVEDRRKLEREIADLRRKLATGASAAEAEQIGDLRVALRDLGEVPPRDLKSLAEAILKGGTADVVALVSSAEGKASIVVAVGEAAKGKADAVALVRAASAAVGGKGGGGRPDMAQAGGPEGDKSAEALAAIRGALSA; translated from the coding sequence ATGACCAGCAGCAACGACGTCCGCGCCACCTTCCTGGACTACTTCGCCCGCAACGGCCACGCCGTCGTGGAAAGCAGCCCGCTGGTGCCCCGCAACGACCCCACGCTGCTCTTCACCAACTCCGGCATGGTGCAGTTCAAGAACGTCTTCACCGGCGCGGAAAAGCGCCCCTACAACCGCGCCACCACCGCCCAGAAATGCGTCCGCGCCGGCGGCAAGCACAACGATCTGGACAACGTCGGCTACACCGCCCGCCACCACACCTTCTTCGAGATGCTCGGGAACTTCTCCTTCGGCGACTACTTCAAGGAACAGGCCATCACCCATGCCTGGACCCTGCTGACGAAGGACTTCGCCCTCCCCAAGGAAAAGCTCCTCGTCACCGTCTACCATGAGGATGAGGACGCGGCCGACCTCTGGAAGAAGATCGCCGGCCTCCCGGATGAGAAGATCATCCGCATCGCCACCTCCGATAACTTCTGGCGCATGGGCGATACCGGCCCCTGCGGCCCCTGCTCCGAAATCTTCTACGACCACGGAGACAAGATCCCCGGCGGCCCCCCCGGCTCCCCGGATGAGGACGGCGACCGCTTCATCGAGATCTGGAACCTCGTCTTCATGCAGTACGAGGAAGGGCCCCCCGGCACCCGCCGCCCCCTCCCGCGTCCCAGCATCGACACCGGCATGGGGATGGAGCGCTTCACCGCCATCCTCCAGGGCGTCCACGACAACTACGACACGGACACCTTCCGCGCCCTCATCCTCGCCAGCGCCGAAGCCACCGGCCAGGACCCGGACGGCCCCTTCCGCGCCAGCCACCGCGTGGTGGCAGACCACCTCCGCTCCGGCGCCTTCCTCATCGCCGAAGGCGTCCTCCCCTCGAACGAGGGCCGCGGCTACGTTCTCCGCCGCATCCTCCGCCGCGCCATGCGCCACGCCCACATGATGGGCGCGAAGGACCCGCTGCTCCCCCGCCTGGTCCCCGTCCTCATCCGCCAGATGGGCGCCGCCTACCCCGAACTGGTCCGCGCCGAGACCCTCACCACCGAAACCCTCCGCCTCGAAGAAACCCGCTTCCGCAGCCTCCTCGAGCGCGGCCTCGGCCTCCTCGCGGAGGAGACGGCGAAGCTCGGCGAAGGCCAGCCCCTCTCCGGCGAGGTCGCCTTCCGCCTCTACGACACCTTCGGCTTCCCCCTCGACCTCACCCAGGACGCCCTCCGCTCCGAGGGCCGCCCCGTCGACACCGCGGGCTTCGAGACGGCCATGCAGGAACAGCGCCGCCGCGCCCGCGCCGCCTGGTCCGGCACCGGCGACGCCGCCACCGAATCCCTCTGGTTCGACCTGAAGGAGAAGCTCGGCACCGGCACCGAATTCCAGGGCTACAACACCGAGCGCGCCGAGGCCTCCATCCTCGCCATCGTCGCGGACGGCAAGGAAGTCACGGAAGCCACCGCCGGCACCGAAGTCCAGGTCGTCCTCAACCAGACCCCCTTCTACGCCGAATCCGGCGGCCAGGTCGGCGACACCGGCACCATCCGCGGCCCCGGCGACATGGAGATCGTGGTCCGCGACACCCAGAAGAAGCTCGGCCTCTTCATCCACATAGGGAAGGTCGAGTCCGGCATCGCCCACCCCAACGCCCCCGTGGTGGCGGAGGTGGACCACACCCGCCGCGGCGCCATCCGTGCCCACCACAGCGCCACCCACCTCCTGCACGAGGCCCTGCGCCGCCGCCTCGGCGACCACGTCGCCCAGAAGGGCAGCCTCAACGCCCCGGACCGCCTCCGCTTCGACGTCTCCCAGCCCACCCCCATGTCCCCCGAGGACCTGGCCTGGACCGAGGCCGAGGTGAACGCCCGCATCCGCCAGAATGGCGAGGTCACCACCCGCCTGATGACCCCGGACGAGGCCGTGAAGGCCGGCGCCATGGCCCTCTTCGGCGAGAAGTACGGCGACGAGGTCCGCGTCGTCGGCATGGGCCACGACCCCGAAGCCACCGCTAAGCACGGCGTCTATTCCCTCGAGCTCTGCGGCGGCACCCACGTCGCCCGCACCGGCGACATCGGCCTCTTCAAGATCGTGGGTGAGAGCGCCGTCTCCGCGGGCGTCCGCCGCGTGGAAGCCGTCACCGGCGCCACTGCCCTCGCCCTGATCGAGGAAGAGCAGCGCACTCTCCGCGAGGCCGCCGCCACCCTCAAGGTCCCCGCGAGCGAACTCCCCACCCGCATCGCCGCCCTGGTCGAGGACCGCCGCAAGCTAGAGCGCGAGATCGCCGACCTCCGCCGCAAGCTCGCCACCGGCGCCTCCGCGGCCGAGGCGGAGCAGATCGGAGACCTCCGCGTCGCCCTCCGCGACCTCGGCGAAGTCCCGCCCCGCGACCTGAAGTCCCTCGCCGAAGCCATCCTCAAGGGCGGCACTGCCGACGTCGTCGCCCTCGTCTCCAGCGCAGAGGGCAAGGCCAGCATCGTCGTCGCCGTGGGCGAGGCCGCGAAGGGCAAGGCCGACGCCGTAGCCCTCGTCCGCGCCGCTTCGGCCGCAGTCGGAGGCAAGGGCGGCGGCGGCCGCCCCGACATGGCCCAGGCCGGCGGCCCGGAGGGCGACAAGTCCGCCGAGGCCCTGGCCGCCATCCGCGGCGCCCTCTCGGCATGA
- a CDS encoding transposase has translation MSRLTPPRPWTPLTDDAWVALLPYVFPRSPQGRRIADLRARINAIFHLASTPGDPWRTLPPEYGNTQTIARYFRRLTHAGLWHRLLETLADPALAPNHPLRAIEYAICRATRRAARLGGMRLLLLIRKLGLRTALNGPPWLLPDPLLSEMLARALPTRLPTTRAALAALKPRLKAIAWLEKAALGRRSMPRVVRFGWP, from the coding sequence ATGTCTCGCCTCACCCCACCCCGCCCCTGGACTCCGCTCACCGACGACGCCTGGGTCGCCCTTCTCCCCTACGTCTTCCCCCGCTCCCCACAGGGCCGCCGCATCGCCGACCTCCGCGCCCGCATAAACGCCATCTTCCACCTCGCCAGCACCCCGGGCGACCCCTGGCGCACCCTCCCGCCCGAATACGGCAACACCCAAACCATCGCCCGCTACTTCCGCCGCCTCACCCATGCCGGCCTCTGGCACCGCCTCCTCGAAACCCTCGCGGACCCGGCCCTCGCCCCTAACCATCCTCTCCGCGCCATCGAGTACGCCATCTGCCGCGCCACCCGCCGCGCCGCCCGCCTCGGAGGCATGCGCCTCCTCCTTCTGATCCGTAAACTCGGCCTCCGCACCGCCCTCAACGGCCCGCCCTGGCTCCTCCCGGACCCCCTTTTGTCCGAAATGCTCGCCAGGGCGCTCCCAACCCGGCTTCCAACCACCCGGGCGGCGCTGGCGGCCCTCAAACCCCGGCTGAAAGCCATCGCTTGGCTGGAAAAGGCGGCGCTGGGCCGCAGATCGATGCCCCGAGTGGTCAGGTTTGGTTGGCCCTGA
- a CDS encoding anti-phage deoxyguanosine triphosphatase: protein MNLPEISPRDPRHFGRRRIQNDDARPGDVRTPYQRDRARIIHSAAFRRLQGKTQVMGVGEGDYHRTRLTHSIECAQICVGLLDTLHRSTQQLPPDVSTWLPERDLAEAACFAHDLGHPPFGHGGERALHSEMGQHGGFEGNGQTLRIIARLEKYGVKGGGIDPTRRLVLAVLKYPAPYSEFVFNPMHPPKCYFDEENSIVNWALDGLSEHDRLRFPERSVDGKTKYKTFDCSLMEIADDIAYGIHDIEDIVARRLVDRDEISHALTDAFAQIGGTLTSGLISLSASSVESALYSNSRDRKQIVSMLVNAMVTSVRVVQDSNFEHPLLSLQAKLGSPEEKLLEKLKKFAFELVVRRARVQQLEHRGQWIVSKLFQALSAQPEQLIPSNSWTEGETDATQERRVCDYVAGMTDAYAEKIYSRFYLPGFGSSSDEL from the coding sequence ATGAATTTGCCCGAGATCAGCCCACGTGACCCTCGCCATTTCGGACGGCGCCGCATCCAAAACGATGACGCTAGACCTGGCGATGTTCGTACGCCTTACCAGCGCGACCGAGCCCGAATCATCCATTCGGCTGCTTTTCGGCGTTTGCAAGGAAAAACACAGGTAATGGGAGTTGGTGAAGGCGACTACCATCGTACGCGCCTGACCCACTCGATCGAGTGTGCCCAAATCTGCGTTGGCTTACTCGACACGCTACATCGCAGTACCCAGCAACTTCCCCCCGATGTTTCGACTTGGCTCCCTGAGCGTGACTTAGCCGAAGCAGCGTGTTTCGCTCACGACTTAGGACATCCACCATTCGGTCACGGTGGAGAGCGAGCATTGCATTCTGAGATGGGACAGCATGGTGGCTTTGAAGGCAATGGCCAGACTCTCAGAATTATTGCACGGCTTGAAAAGTACGGGGTCAAAGGGGGTGGTATTGATCCAACGAGAAGGTTGGTGCTCGCTGTCTTAAAGTATCCAGCACCTTATAGCGAATTCGTCTTCAATCCAATGCATCCACCAAAATGTTACTTTGATGAGGAAAACTCCATCGTTAACTGGGCTCTCGACGGACTGTCTGAACACGATCGACTTCGATTTCCGGAGCGTTCGGTTGATGGAAAGACAAAATACAAGACGTTCGACTGTTCCCTGATGGAGATTGCGGACGACATTGCTTATGGCATTCATGACATCGAAGACATCGTTGCACGCCGTTTAGTCGATCGCGACGAAATTTCTCACGCTCTCACCGATGCCTTTGCACAAATTGGGGGCACCCTCACATCGGGGCTTATTTCGCTGTCCGCTTCTTCTGTCGAAAGCGCACTGTACTCCAACAGCCGCGATCGAAAACAGATTGTTTCAATGCTCGTTAATGCGATGGTGACAAGCGTTAGGGTTGTTCAAGATTCAAACTTTGAGCATCCACTTTTGTCCCTTCAGGCAAAACTTGGAAGTCCCGAGGAAAAGTTGCTTGAAAAACTCAAGAAGTTCGCTTTTGAGCTGGTAGTGCGTAGAGCCAGAGTTCAACAACTGGAACACAGAGGCCAGTGGATTGTGTCTAAGCTTTTCCAAGCTTTAAGTGCGCAACCGGAGCAGCTCATTCCTTCCAATTCATGGACTGAGGGCGAGACTGACGCAACTCAAGAACGTCGTGTCTGCGACTATGTCGCAGGGATGACCGACGCGTACGCCGAAAAAATTTACAGCCGATTTTATTTGCCGGGATTCGGCAGTAGCAGCGATGAACTCTAG